From one Lotus japonicus ecotype B-129 chromosome 3, LjGifu_v1.2 genomic stretch:
- the LOC130747587 gene encoding heavy metal-associated isoprenylated plant protein 26-like, with amino-acid sequence MGALDHISELFDCSSFGNSKYKKRKQFQTVEVKVKMDCEGCERKVKKSVEGMKGVTQVEVERKASKVTVTGYVEPSKVVARIAHRTGKRAELWPYVPYDVVAHPYAPGVYDKKAPSGYVRNSEYDPNVSHLARASSTEVRYTTAFSDENPTACAVM; translated from the exons ATGGGTGCCCTGGATCACATCTCTGAACTCTTTGACTGTTCTTCCTTTGGAAATTCCAAATACAAGAAGCGCAAGCAATTCCAG ACGGTGGAGGTGAAAGTGAAGATGGACTGCGAAGGATGCGAGAGGAAAGTGAAGAAATCGGTGGAGGGGATGAAGGGTGTCACCCAAGTGGAGGTGGAACGAAAAGCAAGCAAGGTTACAGTTACAGGCTATGTGGAACCTTCTAAGGTGGTGGCGCGTATTGCTCACCGCACAGGTAAGAGGGCGGAGCTGTGGCCATATGTGCCGTACGATGTGGTGGCGCATCCCTATGCTCCCGGTGTTTATGACAAGAAAGCGCCATCTGGTTATGTTAGGAATTCGGAGTATGATCCCAACGTGTCCCACCTCGCTCGTGCTAGCTCCACCGAAGTTAGATATACAACCGCTTTCAGCGACGAAAACCCCACCGCTTGTGCTGTTATGTAA
- the LOC130747585 gene encoding WD-40 repeat-containing protein MSI2-like, producing MAEEHENAQTEAEVEEEFSVWKKNTPLLYDFFISHPLVWPSLTVQWLPSTPQPHSNSSFNLHSILLATHTADDEPNFLMLGQVTLPVNTLQPIVAADPQNPILPKVEITRRIPVDGEVNRARSMPQNADIVAAKTCSSEVYVFDFAKQRGDGNEPDLRLRGHDKEGFGLSWSPFKSGYLLSGSNDHKVCLWDVPADSKGSVLDAVHVYEGHENVVEDVSWHLKNENLFGSVGDDCKLVIWDLRTNKAQQSVKSHEKEVNFLSFSPYNEWILATASSDTTIGLFDTRKLMEPVHVLSSHTDEVFQVEWDPNHETVLASSGADRRLMVWDINRVGDEQIEGDGEGGPPELLFSHGGHKGKISDFSWNQNQPWVISSVDEENSLHVWQMADSIYNDGDDEDMWYAANDQH from the exons ATGGCGGAAGAGCACGAGAATGCACAGACAGAggcagaggttgaagaagagtTCTCCGTTTGGAAGAAGAACACTCCTCTGTTGTACGATTTCTTCATCTCTCACCCTCTTGTATGGCCTTCTCTCACCGTTCAATGGCTCCCATCCACTCCTCAACCCCACTCCAACTCTTCCTTCAACCTCCACTCAATCCTCTTAGCCACCCACACCGCCGACGACGAACCCAACTTCCTAATGCTCGGCCAAGTCACCCTCCCTGTAAACACATTGCAGCCCATCGTCGCCGCTGATCCTCAAAACCCCATTTTACCTAAG GTGGAGATTACCCGGAGGATTCCTGTTGATGGGGAGGTGAATCGAGCGCGATCCATGCCGCAGAACGCTGATATTGTAGCTGCCAAGACTTGTAGCTCCGAGGTTTATGTGTTTGATTTTGCGAAGCAACGAGGGGATGGGAATGAGCCTGATTTGAGGTTGAGGGGGCATGATAAGGAAGGCTTTGGCTTGTCCTGGAGCCCTTTTAAGAGTGGGTATCTTTTGAGTGGTTCAAATGACCACAAGGTTTGCTTGTGGGATGTGCCGGCTGATTCGAAAGGGAGCGTGCTTGATGCGGTTCATGTTTATGAG GGCCATGAAAATGTGGTGGAAGATGTATCCTGGCATTTGAAGAATGAAAATTTATTTGGGTCTGTTGGGGATGACTGCAAGTTGGTAATTTGGGACCTGCGGacaaacaaagcccaacaaTCTGTCAAATCACATGAGAAGGAG GTGAACTTCCTTTCTTTCAGTCCATATAATGAATGGATTTTGGCTACAGCATCCTCAGACACCACCATTGGTCTCTTTGATACACGGAAGCTGATGGAACCGGTTCATGTTTTAAGTAGCCACAC AGATGAGGTATTCCAGGTAGAGTGGGATCCTAATCACGAGACTGTATTGGCTTCTTCTGGTGCTGACAGACGGCTGATGGTTTGGGACATTAACAG GGTTGGGGATGAGCAGATAGAGGGAGATGGTGAGGGCGGTCCTCCTGAACTACTCTTCTCTCATGGTGGTCACAAAGGGAAAATATCAGATTTTTCATGGAACCAAAACCAGCCATGGGTCATCTCAAGTGTAGATGAGGAAAATTCTCTCCATGTCTGGCAAATGGCTGATAGCATTTACAATGATGGTGACGACGAAGATATGTGGTATGCTGCTAATGACCAACACTAA
- the LOC130747586 gene encoding basic leucine zipper 19-like, whose protein sequence is MEDGELDFSNHEVFSSPNIGGEIPSSGSMDSFFDELLKDTHGCTHTHTCNPPGPDFSHTHTCYHVHTKIVPVTSEDQVNNTDDTAESAENGNGDNSGSSGKKGSKKRPIGNKEAVRKYREKKKARAASLEDEVVKLRALNQHLMRKLQGQAVLEAEVARLKCLLVDIRGRIEGEIGSFPYQKSNNSNMAGVNMPGSYVMNPCNLQCEDRVYCLQSEDGRIAEGGASLNGDGFGGCEFEGIQCLAGQNLGLKDLRGCGGGQAVSNVNSAPSNKRKGGSRAATAG, encoded by the exons ATGGAGGACGGCGAGCTCGATTTCTCCAACCATGAAGTGTTCTCGAGTCCTAACATTGGCGGCGAGATTCCCAGCAGCGGTTCCATGGACAGTTTCTTCGACGAGCTTCTCAAGGACACGCACGGTTGCACCCATACCCACACGTGCAACCCTCCTGGACCTGACTTCTCACACACCCATACATGTTATCATGTTCACACCAAGATCGTGCCTGTGACTTCGGAGGATCAGGTGAACAACACTGATGACACTGCTGAGTCTGCTGAGAATGGAAATGGGGATAACAGTGGAAGCAGTGGTAAGAAGGGTAGCAAGAAACGGCCAATTGGGAATAAGGAAGCGGTTCGGAAGTACCGCGAGAAGAAGAAGGCGAGGGCTGCGTCGTTGGAGGATGAGGTTGTTAAGCTGAGGGCTTTGAACCAGCACTTGATGAGGAAGCTGCAGGGGCAGGCTGTGTTGGAGGCCGAGGTTGCGAGGTTGAAGTGTTTGTTGGTTGATATCAGGGGGAGGATTGAAGGGGAGATTGGGTCGTTTCCTTATCAGAAATCGAATAATTCGAACATGGCGGGGGTGAATATGCCCGGTTCTTATGTGATGAACCCTTGCAACTTGCAGTGTGAAGACCGGGTGTATTGCCTTCAATCAGAAGATGGGAGGATTGCTGAAGGCGGTGCGTCGCTGAACGGGGATGGGTTTGGTGGGTGTGAGTTTGAGGGCATCCAGTGTCTTGCAGGGCAGAATCTGGGGCTCAAGGATCTTCGTGGTTGTGGAGGTGGGCAGGCTGTGTCTAATGTCAACTCTGCTCCATCTAATAAAAGAAAAG GGGGATCTCGTGCAGCAACAGCGGGCTGA
- the LOC130747588 gene encoding protein kinase STUNTED-like, translating to MTVERRFVLVGIKFDSRSRQILNWALVKVAEPGDCVIAVHVVKSSDYVSKNKSLIDGYLEVYEGLCGLKKVGLTGQIFSGSSIRNILVREAKNHAAMALVVGGGATTAKYCAKQLPLTTNVLAIQDSRIVFRRCTNKQLSDSPIQDPRPSLTSTKFLSGTVIRSEFDNSVEKNEISTSQNSIEPKQEALDRIQRLKPRSLSMHAGDPAKKQLGWPLLRRANSGISQTSNARDISVVQWVMSLPNRSPQKSSVCSSIEESPSERGISDIEDESSKNSSPSSVEVELPKNLERMLNVNSLNCKRFSLEVLKSYTGQFSSENLIGKGGSNRVYKGVLPDGKPIAVKVLRTSKEALKDFSLEVEIISSLKHTSITPLLGICIEDNALISVYDYFPKGSLEENLHGNNKDESILSWEVRFKVAVRIAEALDYLHREALKPVIHRDVKSSNILLSHGFEPQLSDFGLAIWGPSTSSFLTQQDVVGTFGYLAPEYFMYGKVSDKIDVYAFGVVLLELISGREPISSEPCKGQESLVAWAKPMIESEDIKGLLDPDLEGKFDEAQMQRMVQAASLCITRAARLRPKLNQILKILKGDENVEHFFNSHGNDLENSENQENIDDEVYPNSSAELHLSLALLGAEDDSTSCSSTDHSYSEYLKEQWSRSLSFN from the exons ATGACAGTTGAAAGGAGGTTTGTTTTGGTGGGGATTAAATTCGATAGCCGTAGCAGGCAGATCCTCAACTGGGCTCTTGTCAAAGTTGCTGAACCTGGGGATTGTGTTATTGCAGTCCATGTAGTTAAAAGTTCag ATTATGTTTCCAAAAACAAGAGCCTAATAGATGGCTATTTGGAAGTTTATGAAGGACTGTGTGGTCTGAAGAAG GTTGGTCTCACAGGTCAAATCTTCTCAGGTAGCTCCATTAGAAACATCCTTGTTAGAGAAGCAAAAAACCATGCTGCTATGGCTCTAGTGGTAGG GGGTGGAGCTACCACAGCTAAATATTGTGCCAAACAGCTTCCACTCACCACCAATGTTCTAGCCATCCAAGATTCCAGAATTGTCTTCAGGAGGTGCACCAATAAACAACTATCAG ATAGTCCTATACAAGATCCAAGACCAAGCTTAACAAGCACAAAATTCCTTAGTGGCACTGTGATCCGGTCTGAATTTGACAACTCTGTGGAGAAGAATGAGATATCAACAAGCCAAAATTCCATAGAACCGAAACAAGAAGCGTTGGACAGAATACAAAGGTTAAAGCCAAGGTCATTATCTATGCATGCAGGTGATCCTGCTAAGAAGCAGCTTGGTTGGCCTCTTCTTCGCAGAGCTAATTCAGGAATCTCACAAACCTCTAATGCAAGGGACATTTCAGTAGTACAATGGGTAATGAGTTTACCAAATCGTTCACCACAAAAAAGTTCTGTCTGTTCTTCCATTGAGGAAAGCCCATCCGAAAGGGGTATCAGTGACATTGAGGATGAGAGCTCTAAAAATTCTTCACCTTCATCTGTTGAAGTTGAATTACCAAAGAACCTAGAGCGGATGTTAAATGTAAACTCACTCAATTGCAAGAGGTTCAGCCTTGAGGTTCTGAAGTCTTACACTGGCCAATTCTCTTCAG AAAACTTGATTGGGAAAGGAGGGAGCAATCGCGTGTACAAAGGAGTTCTTCCCGATGGAAAGCCAATTGCAGTTAAAGTATTGAGGACATCAAAAGAAGCCTTGAAAGATTTTTCCCTTGAGGTGGAAATAATATCCTCATTAAAGCACACAAGCATCACCCCTCTACTTGGGATTTGCATAGAGGACAATGCTTTGATATCTGTTTATGATTATTTCCCCAAAGGGAGCTTAGAGGAAAATTTACATG GAAACAACAAGGATGAATCCATCTTGTCATGGGAAGTGAGATTTAAAGTAGCTGTTAGGATAGCTGAAGCTCTTGATTATCTACACAGGGAAGCTTTAAAACCTGTTATTCATAGAGATGTTAAATCTTCAAATATTCTTCTTTCCCATGGGTTTGAACCACag TTGTCTGATTTTGGACTTGCAATATGGGGACCATCAACTTCATCCTTTTTGACACAACAAGATGTAGTGGGAACATTTGGTTATCTTGCTCCTGAATACTTCATGTATGGAAAGGTCAGTGACAAGATAGATGTCTATGCCTTTGGTGTGGTTCTACTTGAACTAATATCAGGTAGGGAACCTATCAGCTCGGAACCTTGCAAAGGACAGGAGAGCTTGGTTGCGTGG GCAAAGCCAATGATAGAAAGTGAGGATATTAAAGGCTTGTTGGACCCAGATTTGGAAGGGAAATTTGATGAGGCTCAAATGCAAAGAATGGTTCAAGCAGCATCTTTATGCATCACAAGAGCTGCTAGGCTTCGTCCTAAACTGAACCAG ATACTGAAGATCCTAAAAGGGGATGAGAATGTTGAACATTTCTTCAACTCCCATGGGAATGATCTTGAGAATTCAGAAAATCAAGAAAACATTGATGATGAAGTGTATCCAAATTCAAGTGCAGAGTTACACCTGAGTCTTGCATTACTTGGTGCTGAAGATGATAGTACATCATGTAGCAGTACAGACCACAGCTATAGTGAATACTTGAAAGAACAATGGAGCAGGTCATTAAGTTTTAATTAG